In a genomic window of [Empedobacter] haloabium:
- a CDS encoding NAD(+) synthase: MPQPFHNLYSHDFVRVAVAVPRCRVADPLYNAEQTILLAEQAAAKGALLVAFPELGLSAYTCDDLFHQRALLDSAKAALAKVVEASIRIPAALVVGLPLMVDHRLFNCAVVVAGGRVQGAVPKIYLPNYNEFYEARQFSSADDAISSEIELLGQRVPFGANQLFQVANLPLMKFHVETCEDLWVPVPPSSYAALAGATVLVNLSASNIVVGKSDYRHQLVGQQSGRCMAAYLYSSAGRGESSTDLAWDGQALIYENGELLAEAERFQDESHIIYGDVDLERLSRDRMRTNTFGQSMRRHAGQVAGFRTVSFALELPLRDVLPLQRNVARYPYVPANPQLRDKRCMEVYNIQVQALVQRLSASGMQKVVIGISGGLDSTHALLVCAKALDRLNLPRTNILAYTMPGFATSTRTLEQARRLMAFVGCTAAEIDIRPSCIQMLQDIGHPYAEGKEEYDVTFENVQAGERTSHLFRLANHHNGIVIGTGDLSELALGWCTYGVGDHMSHYNVNASVPKTLISHLVRWVAESHQFGDEDSQVLLDVVNTEISPELVPGKANDDKAPAQSTQSVIGPYELQDFNLYYTLRFGFAPTKIAFLAHHAWKDRTAGAWPEEEHVARNEYALKDIKHNLGIFLRRFFQTSQFKRTCVPNAPKVGSGGSLSPRGDWRAPSDSEAVVWLDNLKTVPDA, encoded by the coding sequence ATGCCGCAACCATTCCACAACCTGTATTCCCACGACTTCGTCCGCGTGGCAGTGGCCGTGCCGCGCTGCCGCGTGGCCGACCCGCTCTACAACGCCGAGCAGACGATCCTGCTGGCCGAGCAGGCCGCCGCCAAGGGCGCGCTGCTGGTGGCGTTTCCCGAGCTGGGCCTGTCCGCCTACACCTGCGACGACCTGTTCCACCAGCGTGCACTGCTGGACAGCGCCAAGGCCGCGCTGGCCAAGGTGGTGGAAGCGTCGATCCGCATCCCGGCCGCGCTGGTCGTCGGCCTGCCTTTGATGGTGGATCACCGGCTGTTCAACTGCGCCGTGGTGGTCGCGGGCGGGCGCGTGCAGGGCGCCGTGCCGAAGATCTACCTGCCGAACTACAACGAGTTCTACGAGGCGCGCCAGTTCAGCAGCGCCGACGACGCCATCTCGAGCGAGATCGAGCTGCTGGGCCAGCGCGTGCCCTTTGGCGCCAACCAGCTGTTCCAGGTGGCGAACCTGCCGTTGATGAAGTTCCATGTGGAGACCTGCGAGGACCTGTGGGTGCCGGTTCCGCCGTCGTCGTACGCGGCATTGGCCGGCGCGACGGTGCTGGTCAACCTGTCGGCGTCGAACATCGTGGTGGGCAAGTCGGACTATCGCCACCAGCTGGTGGGTCAGCAGTCGGGCCGCTGCATGGCGGCCTACCTGTACTCGTCGGCGGGGCGGGGCGAATCCTCCACCGACCTGGCCTGGGACGGCCAAGCCCTGATCTACGAGAACGGCGAGTTGCTGGCGGAAGCGGAGCGCTTCCAGGACGAGTCGCACATCATCTACGGCGACGTGGACCTGGAGCGGCTGTCGCGCGACCGCATGCGCACCAATACCTTCGGCCAGTCGATGCGGCGCCACGCCGGGCAGGTCGCCGGCTTCCGCACTGTCAGCTTCGCGCTGGAGCTGCCCCTGCGCGACGTGCTGCCGCTGCAGCGCAACGTGGCGCGCTACCCGTACGTGCCGGCCAATCCGCAGCTGCGCGACAAGCGCTGCATGGAGGTCTACAACATCCAGGTGCAGGCGCTGGTGCAGCGGCTGTCCGCCAGCGGCATGCAAAAGGTGGTCATCGGCATCTCCGGCGGCCTCGATTCGACCCATGCGCTGCTGGTGTGCGCCAAGGCGCTCGATCGCCTCAACCTGCCGCGCACGAACATCCTGGCCTACACGATGCCGGGCTTCGCCACCAGCACGCGCACCCTGGAGCAGGCGCGCCGGCTGATGGCCTTCGTCGGCTGCACGGCTGCGGAGATCGACATCCGCCCCAGCTGCATCCAGATGCTGCAGGACATCGGCCACCCTTACGCGGAAGGGAAAGAGGAATACGACGTCACGTTCGAGAACGTGCAGGCGGGCGAGCGCACCAGCCACCTGTTCCGGCTGGCGAACCACCACAACGGCATCGTGATCGGCACCGGCGACCTGTCCGAGCTGGCGCTGGGCTGGTGCACGTACGGGGTGGGCGACCATATGTCGCACTACAACGTCAACGCCAGCGTGCCGAAGACACTGATCTCGCACCTGGTGCGCTGGGTGGCCGAGAGCCACCAGTTCGGCGACGAGGACTCGCAGGTGTTGCTGGACGTGGTCAACACCGAGATCAGCCCGGAACTGGTGCCGGGCAAGGCCAACGACGACAAGGCACCGGCGCAAAGCACGCAAAGCGTCATCGGCCCCTACGAGCTGCAGGACTTCAACCTGTACTACACGCTGCGTTTCGGTTTCGCGCCAACCAAGATCGCGTTCCTCGCGCACCACGCGTGGAAGGACCGCACGGCTGGCGCGTGGCCGGAAGAAGAACACGTGGCGCGCAACGAATACGCGCTGAAGGACATCAAGCACAACCTCGGCATCTTCCTGCGCCGCTTCTTCCAGACCAGCCAGTTCAAGCGCACCTGCGTGCCGAACGCACCGAAGGTCGGCTCGGGCGGTTCGCTGTCGCCGCGCGGCGACTGGCGCGCGCCGAGCGACTCGGAGGCCGTGGTCTGGCTGGACAACCTGAAGACGGTGCCGGACGCCTGA
- a CDS encoding alpha/beta hydrolase produces the protein MQVKTINGTEVLIEGNGSETILMLHGWPDSRALWEKQVEAFKPHFRCVRFTWPGFEPGAANVEHSLDALIGLCEAVVREVSPDKPVILLVHDWGCLFGYHFAMRHPERVSRVVGVDIGDAGSRDFKKATTIPALLGIVGYQLWLAAAWRIGGGVGENMSRWLSRQMGVPTPPEQITVAKNYPYYSTWTGKYKAVRTFRPDCPMLFIYGTRKPFMFHSPQWAASLDARPGSKAVAMDTDHWPMLRRPDEFNTLVLRWLLSHQSNEEKNASPAVL, from the coding sequence GTGCAAGTCAAAACCATCAACGGCACAGAAGTCCTAATCGAAGGCAACGGCAGCGAAACGATCCTGATGCTGCACGGCTGGCCCGACAGCCGCGCGCTGTGGGAGAAGCAGGTCGAGGCGTTCAAGCCGCACTTCCGCTGCGTGCGCTTCACCTGGCCCGGCTTCGAGCCCGGGGCCGCCAATGTCGAGCATTCGCTGGACGCCCTGATCGGCCTGTGCGAGGCGGTCGTGCGCGAGGTCAGTCCCGACAAGCCCGTGATCCTGCTGGTGCACGACTGGGGCTGCCTGTTCGGCTACCACTTCGCGATGCGCCACCCGGAGCGCGTGTCGCGTGTCGTCGGTGTCGATATCGGTGACGCCGGCTCGCGCGACTTCAAGAAGGCCACCACGATTCCAGCGCTGCTGGGCATTGTCGGCTACCAGCTGTGGCTGGCGGCCGCGTGGCGCATCGGCGGCGGCGTCGGCGAGAACATGTCGCGCTGGTTGTCGCGCCAGATGGGCGTGCCCACGCCGCCGGAGCAGATCACGGTGGCGAAGAACTATCCCTACTATTCCACCTGGACGGGCAAGTACAAGGCCGTCAGGACCTTCCGCCCCGACTGCCCGATGCTGTTTATCTATGGCACGCGCAAGCCGTTCATGTTCCACTCGCCGCAGTGGGCAGCTTCGCTGGACGCGCGACCGGGCAGCAAGGCCGTGGCGATGGATACCGACCACTGGCCCATGCTGCGCCGGCCCGACGAGTTCAACACGCTCGTGCTGCGCTGGCTCTTGTCCCACCAATCGAACGAGGAAAAAAATGCATCACCTGCTGTCCTATGA
- a CDS encoding Smr/MutS family protein: MAGLKSFADLKGLGKQLKEDSEARAAAEAERIRREKEQQAEANVFRGSLGGVKKLPESNRYVPQAPKPIAAAAAPKRKLTAAEQKDDDAAVLREAMLSDLFEVDHYMEEDPALNYLAPGVGNDVMKRLRKGYWPVQDELDLHGLRRDEARNAIGAFLMRSNRRGHRCVCVIHGRGFGSKGQEPVLKSMVHSWLVQTDGVIAFSQARASEGGEGALIVLLRAALRPER; encoded by the coding sequence ATGGCGGGACTGAAAAGCTTTGCGGACCTGAAGGGGCTCGGCAAGCAGCTGAAGGAAGACAGCGAGGCGCGCGCGGCCGCCGAGGCCGAACGCATCCGGCGCGAAAAGGAACAACAGGCCGAGGCCAACGTGTTCCGTGGCAGCCTGGGCGGCGTGAAGAAGCTCCCCGAGTCGAACCGCTACGTGCCGCAGGCGCCCAAGCCGATCGCCGCCGCGGCGGCACCGAAGCGCAAGCTGACGGCCGCCGAGCAGAAGGACGACGACGCGGCCGTGCTGCGCGAGGCCATGCTGTCCGACCTGTTCGAGGTCGACCATTACATGGAGGAAGACCCGGCGCTGAACTACCTGGCGCCCGGGGTCGGCAACGACGTGATGAAGCGGCTGCGCAAGGGCTACTGGCCCGTGCAGGACGAGCTGGACCTGCACGGCCTGCGCCGCGACGAGGCGCGCAACGCCATCGGCGCCTTCCTGATGCGCTCGAACCGGCGCGGCCACCGCTGCGTCTGCGTCATCCACGGCCGCGGCTTCGGCTCGAAAGGCCAGGAGCCGGTGCTGAAATCGATGGTGCACAGCTGGCTGGTGCAGACCGACGGCGTGATCGCCTTCAGCCAGGCGCGTGCGTCCGAGGGCGGCGAAGGCGCCCTGATCGTGCTGCTGCGCGCGGCGCTGCGGCCGGAACGCTAG
- a CDS encoding P-II family nitrogen regulator has protein sequence MKQITAVIKPFKLDEVREALAEVNVTGLTVTEVKGFGRQKGHTELYRGAEYVVDFLPKVKVEVVVDDGVAEQVVDAIIKAARTGKIGDGKIFVQNVEQVVRIRTGETGPDAV, from the coding sequence ATGAAACAGATTACCGCCGTGATCAAGCCCTTCAAGCTCGACGAGGTACGCGAGGCACTGGCCGAGGTCAACGTCACCGGCCTGACCGTCACGGAAGTGAAGGGCTTCGGCCGCCAGAAGGGCCACACGGAGCTGTACCGCGGCGCCGAATACGTCGTCGACTTTCTGCCGAAGGTGAAGGTGGAAGTGGTGGTGGACGATGGCGTGGCCGAGCAGGTGGTGGACGCCATCATCAAGGCCGCCCGCACCGGCAAGATCGGCGACGGCAAGATCTTCGTGCAGAACGTCGAGCAGGTGGTGCGCATCCGTACCGGCGAGACGGGGCCGGATGCCGTGTAA
- a CDS encoding replication-associated recombination protein A, whose product MADLFSAEPRQPLAEALRPKTLDEVIGQGHLLGEGKPLRLAFQSGTPHSMILWGPPGVGKTTLARLTANAFDAAFIALSAVFAGVKDIRAAMEQAQQNLDQYGRHTILFVDEIHRFNKAQQDALLPFVESGLVTFIGATTENPSFEVNSALLSRAQVYVLKSLTDAEMRQLLAKAQKAVLSHLQFDEVAIDTLVGFADGDARRFLNLLEQADTAARSSGTTKIDARFVENAMTLNARRFDKGGDNFYDQISALHKSVRGSHPDAALYWFCRMIDGGADPRYLARRIIRMAWEDIGLADPRALTMVNDAAETYERLGSPEGELALGQAVVYLAIAPKSNAGYNAFNAAMAHVKKDKSREVPVHLRNAPTKLMKELGYGHEYRYAHDEPNAYAAGETYLPDGMPEPRWYRPVPRGMEAKIADKLAWLRELDRAAGED is encoded by the coding sequence ATGGCCGACTTGTTCTCCGCCGAACCGCGCCAGCCGCTGGCCGAGGCCCTGCGCCCGAAAACGCTGGACGAAGTGATCGGCCAGGGCCACCTGCTGGGCGAGGGCAAGCCGCTGCGCCTGGCCTTCCAGTCCGGCACGCCCCACTCGATGATCCTGTGGGGCCCGCCCGGCGTCGGCAAGACCACCCTGGCACGCTTGACCGCCAACGCCTTCGATGCCGCGTTCATCGCGCTCTCGGCCGTGTTCGCGGGCGTCAAGGACATCCGCGCCGCGATGGAACAGGCGCAGCAGAACCTGGACCAGTACGGCCGCCACACGATCCTGTTCGTCGACGAGATCCACCGCTTCAACAAGGCGCAGCAGGACGCGCTGCTGCCGTTCGTCGAATCGGGTCTCGTCACCTTCATCGGCGCCACCACGGAAAATCCCAGCTTCGAGGTCAACTCCGCATTGCTGTCGCGCGCCCAGGTCTATGTGCTCAAATCCCTGACGGACGCCGAGATGCGCCAGTTGCTGGCCAAGGCGCAGAAGGCCGTGCTGTCGCATTTGCAGTTCGACGAAGTCGCCATCGACACGCTGGTCGGCTTCGCCGACGGCGACGCACGCCGCTTCCTGAACCTGCTGGAGCAGGCCGACACGGCCGCCCGCTCTTCCGGCACGACGAAGATCGACGCCAGGTTCGTCGAAAACGCGATGACCCTGAACGCGCGCCGCTTCGACAAGGGCGGCGACAATTTCTACGACCAGATCTCGGCGCTGCACAAGTCGGTGCGCGGCTCGCACCCGGACGCCGCGCTGTACTGGTTCTGCCGCATGATCGACGGCGGCGCCGACCCGCGCTACCTGGCCCGCCGCATCATCCGCATGGCGTGGGAGGACATCGGCCTGGCGGACCCGCGCGCGCTGACCATGGTCAACGACGCCGCCGAGACCTACGAGCGCCTCGGTTCGCCCGAGGGCGAGCTGGCGCTGGGCCAGGCCGTCGTCTATCTTGCCATCGCACCGAAAAGCAATGCCGGCTACAACGCCTTCAATGCCGCGATGGCGCACGTCAAGAAGGACAAATCGCGCGAGGTGCCGGTTCACTTGCGCAACGCGCCCACCAAGCTGATGAAGGAGCTGGGCTATGGGCACGAATACCGTTACGCGCACGACGAGCCCAACGCCTATGCTGCCGGCGAGACCTACCTGCCCGATGGCATGCCCGAGCCGCGCTGGTACCGGCCGGTACCGCGTGGGATGGAGGCCAAGATTGCGGATAAGCTGGCTTGGTTGCGGGAGTTGGATCGGGCGGCTGGGGAGGACTAG
- a CDS encoding DUF6216 family protein, with product MDSQSTIAGIFGYLASWGIGLPVLALALTALVIWRRTGSSHILLTRLWRFFHGKADCKVPAIGDFLDEQTAIHQFRFTTGIQIRNVQQARRLASLFRADSEMLNRIAAAGPHFDLDAMQLRPQDRLPRLFGMVCASLGYALAVWSLVAVLVALTVDRAFLRITATGTWLTLDTNYAKPMSDSKGFRLDACKPASLPPDTGGFSSEDAAAICQAFGAPENAPFIRTSIQEQRWMLGILSVLLVYLIAELHRWLACAKGARALRRQLGTRPRDSPSTAAEE from the coding sequence ATGGATTCTCAATCAACGATAGCCGGCATCTTCGGCTACCTGGCCAGCTGGGGCATCGGCCTGCCCGTGCTGGCGCTCGCCCTCACGGCGCTCGTCATTTGGCGTCGCACGGGCTCCAGCCACATCCTGTTGACCAGGCTATGGCGATTTTTCCACGGCAAAGCCGACTGCAAAGTACCGGCGATCGGAGACTTTTTGGATGAACAGACCGCCATTCATCAATTCCGCTTCACGACCGGCATACAGATTCGTAATGTTCAACAAGCCCGGCGGCTGGCGTCCTTGTTCCGTGCGGACAGTGAAATGCTGAACAGGATTGCCGCGGCCGGCCCGCACTTCGATCTCGATGCCATGCAGCTACGCCCGCAGGATCGGCTGCCGCGGCTGTTCGGCATGGTCTGTGCCAGTCTGGGGTATGCGCTAGCTGTCTGGTCGCTCGTGGCCGTGCTCGTCGCCCTAACGGTCGATCGCGCCTTCCTGCGGATCACGGCCACGGGAACCTGGCTGACACTCGACACGAACTATGCCAAACCGATGTCCGACAGCAAGGGATTCCGGCTCGACGCGTGCAAGCCGGCGTCGCTTCCGCCGGACACGGGCGGCTTCTCTTCCGAAGACGCTGCAGCGATCTGCCAGGCGTTCGGGGCACCCGAGAACGCCCCCTTCATCCGCACGTCGATCCAGGAACAGCGCTGGATGTTGGGCATACTGTCCGTACTGCTGGTGTATCTGATTGCCGAGCTGCACCGCTGGCTGGCCTGCGCCAAGGGGGCGCGAGCGCTGAGGCGACAGCTGGGCACAAGGCCGCGCGATTCGCCGTCCACGGCCGCGGAGGAATGA
- a CDS encoding trimeric intracellular cation channel family protein translates to MKIVPHVSLVTVIEVVAIMVGAFSGFVEARRKRMDIVGVIIVAFIAAFGGGTLRDILLDKRPLFWVEHQEYTILLFVLALTVAPFMKHLRHIVSERLIVVADAVGLGLFAVAGVSQAQAAGMPVFIAAMMGVITGIFGGVLRDIVCNEVPMVFRDGKPYAICAFAGCWMYITLQHVDIPNDFALWLSAATISMLRLLTWKFDMRIGRPS, encoded by the coding sequence ATGAAAATCGTTCCCCACGTCTCCCTCGTCACCGTCATCGAAGTGGTGGCCATCATGGTCGGGGCGTTTTCCGGGTTCGTCGAGGCGCGGCGCAAGCGCATGGACATCGTCGGCGTCATCATCGTCGCCTTCATCGCGGCGTTCGGCGGCGGCACCCTGCGCGACATCCTGCTCGACAAGCGCCCGCTGTTCTGGGTCGAGCACCAGGAATACACGATTCTCTTGTTCGTGCTGGCCCTGACGGTGGCACCGTTCATGAAGCACCTGCGCCATATCGTGTCGGAGCGGCTGATCGTCGTGGCCGATGCCGTCGGCCTGGGGCTGTTCGCCGTGGCCGGCGTGTCGCAGGCGCAGGCGGCGGGCATGCCCGTATTCATCGCGGCGATGATGGGCGTGATCACGGGGATCTTCGGCGGCGTGCTGCGCGACATCGTCTGCAACGAGGTGCCGATGGTGTTCCGCGACGGCAAACCCTACGCGATCTGCGCGTTCGCCGGCTGCTGGATGTACATCACGCTGCAGCACGTGGACATTCCGAACGACTTCGCCCTGTGGCTCAGCGCCGCGACGATCTCGATGCTGCGCCTCTTGACGTGGAAATTCGACATGCGCATCGGCCGGCCCTCTTGA
- the trxB gene encoding thioredoxin-disulfide reductase, which translates to MTTTKHARVLILGSGPAGYSAAVYAARANLKPMLITGVEQGGQLMTTTDVENWPGDPLGVQGPELMQRLLQHAERFNTEIVFDHIHTTKLSEKPFRLIGDAGEYTCDALIIATGASAQYLGLPSEEEFMGRGVSACATCDGFFYRGQEVAVIGGGNTAVEEALYLSNIASKVTLIHRRDKFRAEPILVDRLMTKVAEGKIELKLNNNLHEVNGDTSGVTGLTLKSNDGELSTISVHGLFVAIGHKPNTGIFEGQLEMHNGYLKTRAGTEGMATATSIPGVFAAGDVQDHVYRQAITSAGTGCMAALDAQRYLEAQE; encoded by the coding sequence ATGACCACTACCAAACACGCCCGCGTATTGATTCTTGGCTCCGGCCCAGCCGGCTACAGTGCCGCCGTCTATGCCGCGCGCGCCAACCTGAAGCCGATGCTGATCACGGGCGTCGAACAGGGCGGCCAGCTGATGACCACGACGGACGTCGAGAACTGGCCGGGCGACCCGCTGGGCGTGCAAGGTCCGGAGCTGATGCAGCGCCTGCTGCAGCACGCGGAACGCTTCAATACCGAGATCGTGTTCGACCACATTCACACGACCAAGCTGTCGGAAAAACCGTTCCGCCTGATCGGCGACGCCGGCGAATACACCTGCGACGCGCTGATCATCGCCACCGGTGCGTCGGCGCAGTACCTGGGCCTGCCGTCGGAAGAGGAATTCATGGGCCGCGGCGTGTCCGCCTGCGCCACCTGCGACGGCTTCTTCTACCGCGGCCAGGAAGTGGCCGTGATCGGCGGCGGCAATACCGCCGTCGAGGAAGCGCTGTACCTGTCGAACATCGCCAGCAAGGTCACGCTGATCCACCGCCGCGACAAGTTCCGCGCCGAGCCGATCCTGGTGGACCGCCTGATGACGAAGGTCGCCGAAGGCAAGATCGAGCTGAAGCTGAACAACAACCTGCACGAAGTCAATGGCGACACCAGCGGCGTGACGGGCCTGACCCTGAAGTCGAACGACGGCGAGCTGTCGACGATCTCGGTGCACGGCCTGTTCGTGGCGATCGGCCACAAGCCGAACACGGGCATCTTCGAAGGCCAGCTGGAAATGCACAACGGCTACCTGAAGACGCGCGCCGGCACCGAAGGCATGGCCACGGCCACCTCGATTCCGGGCGTGTTCGCCGCCGGCGACGTGCAGGACCACGTCTACCGCCAGGCCATCACCAGCGCCGGCACGGGCTGCATGGCCGCGCTGGACGCCCAGCGCTACCTGGAAGCGCAAGAGTAA
- a CDS encoding DNA translocase FtsK 4TM domain-containing protein → MSKTSQSTGNSYTRTATERQPLPNRLVRLLSEARWFALAALCLYFILIMASYHKVDPGWSHASLVPKVSNLGGRAGAWISDLMLYIFGFSAWWWCLYLVRYVWRGYRRLTRTFLLEQPADEDPEHSHEGMIRLIGFVLLLIGSMGLEYLRMRSLHVELPRTPGGVLGQLLGNAAQVGLGSTGGTLMLLLLFGIGFSLFFHVSWMAVAERIGEAIELSIEWVILRYQDREDRRQGMAATVKREEVVVKEREKHVERHPELLQKLAAKAVKAVKGEDKGNGKIEPVGEPMTAAPTPAPIIRVEPPMVSIPRSERAEKEKQAPLFGELENTDMPPLALLDEAPLAQETVAVETLEFTSRLIEKKLSDFGVEAKVVAAYPGPVVTRYEIEPATGVKGSQIVNLARDLARSLSLTSIRVVETIPGKNYMALELPNAKRQIVRLSEIVGSKVYADNASALTVALGKDIAGKPVVADLAKMPHLLVAGTTGSGKSVGINATILSLLYKSDPQDVRMILIDPKMLEMSVYEGIPHLLAPVVTDMRQAGHALNWAVNEMERRYKLMSKLGVRNLAGYNAKIAEAAKREEHIPNPFSITPDSPEPLEKLPTIVIIIDELADLMMVVGKKVEELIARIAQKARAAGLHLILATQRPSVDVITGLIKANIPTRIAFQVSSKIDSRTILDQMGAETLLGMGDMLYMPPGTGLPIRVHGAFVSDDEVHRVVAHLKLQGEPNYIDGILEGGTLEDGSGGGEGAAAGEGGGEADPMYDQAVQVVLKNRRASISLVQRHLRIGYNRAARLLEQMEQSGVVSAMQSNGNRDILVPAASAE, encoded by the coding sequence ATGAGCAAAACGAGTCAATCGACTGGCAACAGTTACACGCGCACGGCCACCGAACGCCAGCCGCTGCCTAACCGGCTGGTGCGGCTGCTGTCCGAGGCGCGCTGGTTCGCGCTGGCGGCGCTCTGCCTGTATTTCATCCTGATCATGGCGAGCTATCACAAGGTCGATCCGGGCTGGTCGCATGCCAGCCTGGTGCCGAAGGTATCGAACCTGGGCGGCCGCGCGGGGGCGTGGATCTCCGACCTGATGCTGTACATCTTCGGCTTCTCGGCCTGGTGGTGGTGCCTGTACCTGGTGCGCTACGTGTGGCGCGGCTACCGCCGCCTGACCCGCACCTTCCTGCTGGAGCAACCGGCGGACGAGGATCCGGAGCACAGCCATGAAGGCATGATCCGCCTGATCGGCTTCGTGCTGCTGCTGATCGGCAGCATGGGCCTGGAATACCTGCGCATGCGCTCCCTGCACGTGGAGCTGCCGCGCACGCCCGGCGGCGTGCTGGGCCAGTTGTTGGGCAACGCCGCCCAGGTCGGCCTGGGTTCCACCGGCGGCACCTTGATGCTGCTGCTGTTGTTCGGCATCGGCTTCTCGCTGTTCTTCCATGTGTCGTGGATGGCCGTGGCCGAGCGCATCGGCGAGGCGATCGAGCTGTCGATCGAGTGGGTCATCCTGCGCTACCAGGATCGCGAGGACCGCCGCCAAGGGATGGCCGCCACCGTCAAGCGCGAGGAGGTCGTCGTCAAGGAGCGCGAGAAGCATGTCGAGCGGCATCCGGAACTGCTGCAGAAGCTGGCCGCCAAGGCTGTCAAGGCCGTCAAGGGCGAGGACAAGGGCAACGGCAAGATCGAGCCCGTGGGCGAGCCGATGACCGCCGCGCCCACGCCGGCGCCGATCATTCGCGTCGAGCCGCCGATGGTGTCGATCCCGCGCTCGGAGCGTGCGGAGAAGGAAAAGCAGGCGCCATTGTTCGGCGAGCTGGAAAACACCGATATGCCGCCGCTGGCGCTGCTGGACGAGGCGCCGCTGGCGCAGGAGACCGTGGCCGTCGAGACGCTGGAATTCACCAGCCGCCTGATCGAGAAGAAGCTGTCCGACTTCGGCGTCGAGGCCAAGGTCGTCGCGGCGTATCCCGGTCCCGTCGTTACGCGCTACGAGATCGAGCCGGCGACGGGCGTGAAAGGCAGCCAGATCGTCAACCTGGCGCGCGACCTGGCCCGCTCGCTGTCGCTGACGTCGATCCGCGTCGTCGAGACCATCCCCGGCAAGAACTACATGGCGCTGGAGCTGCCGAACGCCAAGCGCCAGATCGTGCGCCTGTCCGAAATCGTCGGCTCCAAGGTGTACGCCGACAATGCCTCGGCGCTGACCGTCGCGCTGGGCAAGGACATTGCCGGCAAGCCTGTCGTGGCCGACCTGGCCAAGATGCCGCACCTGCTGGTGGCCGGCACCACCGGCTCGGGTAAATCGGTCGGCATCAACGCGACGATCCTGTCGCTGTTGTACAAGTCCGACCCGCAGGACGTGCGCATGATCCTGATCGACCCGAAGATGCTGGAGATGTCCGTCTACGAGGGCATTCCGCACCTGCTGGCGCCCGTCGTCACGGACATGCGCCAGGCCGGCCATGCGTTGAACTGGGCCGTCAACGAGATGGAGCGGCGCTACAAGCTGATGTCCAAGCTGGGCGTGCGTAACCTGGCCGGCTACAACGCCAAGATCGCCGAGGCGGCCAAGCGCGAGGAGCACATCCCGAATCCGTTCTCGATCACGCCCGATTCGCCGGAGCCGCTGGAGAAGCTGCCGACCATCGTCATCATCATCGACGAACTGGCCGACCTGATGATGGTCGTCGGTAAGAAGGTCGAGGAACTGATCGCCAGGATCGCACAAAAAGCGCGCGCAGCAGGCCTGCACTTGATTCTGGCCACGCAGCGCCCATCTGTGGACGTGATCACGGGGCTGATCAAGGCCAATATCCCGACGCGCATCGCGTTCCAGGTGTCCTCGAAGATCGACTCGCGCACGATCCTGGACCAGATGGGCGCGGAAACGCTGCTGGGCATGGGCGACATGCTGTACATGCCGCCCGGGACCGGCCTGCCGATCCGCGTGCACGGCGCGTTCGTGTCGGACGACGAGGTGCACCGCGTCGTGGCCCACCTGAAGCTGCAGGGCGAGCCGAACTACATCGACGGCATCCTCGAGGGCGGCACGCTGGAGGATGGCAGCGGTGGCGGCGAGGGTGCCGCGGCGGGCGAGGGCGGCGGCGAGGCCGACCCGATGTACGACCAGGCCGTGCAGGTGGTGCTGAAGAACCGCCGGGCGTCGATCTCGCTGGTGCAGCGCCACCTGCGCATCGGCTACAACCGCGCGGCGCGCCTCTTGGAACAAATGGAACAGAGCGGCGTGGTCTCGGCCATGCAATCGAACGGCAACCGGGACATCCTCGTCCCGGCCGCCTCCGCGGAATAA
- the lolA gene encoding outer membrane lipoprotein chaperone LolA has protein sequence MHRISFAIAATMLCAANVHASALEQFKTFVGSTKAARGEFTQTLTKNVDGAKKTSAPSTGTFVFARPGKFIWQYQKPYEQLLQADGEQLYIYDKDLNQVTVKKLGDALGSSPAAILFGSNDLEKNFTLAEAGTRDGLEWLKATPKAKDTSFEQITIGLKNGQPEAMELRDNFGQTSVLAFKKFEKNPALSATSFKFAMPKGADVVNQ, from the coding sequence ATGCATCGTATTAGCTTTGCCATCGCGGCCACCATGCTGTGCGCCGCCAACGTCCACGCCAGCGCGCTGGAGCAGTTCAAGACCTTCGTCGGCTCGACCAAGGCCGCGCGCGGCGAATTCACCCAGACGCTGACCAAGAACGTCGACGGCGCCAAGAAAACCTCGGCGCCGTCCACCGGCACCTTCGTGTTCGCCCGCCCCGGCAAGTTCATCTGGCAGTACCAGAAGCCGTACGAGCAGCTGCTGCAGGCCGACGGCGAGCAGCTCTACATCTACGACAAGGACCTGAACCAGGTCACCGTGAAGAAGCTGGGCGACGCGCTGGGCTCGTCGCCAGCCGCGATCCTGTTCGGCAGCAACGACCTGGAGAAGAACTTCACCCTGGCCGAAGCCGGCACGCGCGACGGCCTGGAATGGCTCAAAGCGACGCCGAAAGCCAAGGACACCAGCTTCGAGCAGATCACGATCGGCCTGAAGAACGGCCAGCCGGAAGCGATGGAGCTGCGCGACAACTTCGGCCAGACCTCCGTGCTGGCGTTCAAGAAGTTCGAGAAGAACCCGGCATTGAGCGCCACGTCGTTCAAGTTCGCGATGCCGAAGGGCGCGGACGTCGTCAACCAGTAA